Proteins found in one Methylobacterium sp. CB376 genomic segment:
- a CDS encoding IS481-like element ISMtsp15 family transposase, producing MDLTKARLGWIELYAQTGDAGLVCRRCGISRPTLRKWWRRYQAAGPAGLVEHSRRPRRLAAQKVFAEHETLILSLRRDRKLGIKQLRNELVRQHDLTLSLDTIHRVLVRHGEQVLKRPRRRVRGKLRYSRPVPGDRVQMDACKICPGVYQYTAIDDCSRYAVLGIYPRRTAANTLDFLDRVIEEMPFAIQRIQTDRGREFFAEAVQQRLIDWGIKFRPIPPRSPHLNGKVERSHRAALEEFWTTVDPKSADIADRVAEWQHHWNWSRPHSALDGASPIDRVAERSDQTPLREEVEALFDPAKARIRHPDYRIDQALAAVK from the coding sequence ATGGATCTGACGAAGGCGCGTCTGGGATGGATTGAACTCTATGCCCAGACCGGCGACGCCGGCCTCGTTTGCCGCCGCTGCGGCATCTCACGCCCGACGTTGCGCAAGTGGTGGCGGAGGTATCAGGCCGCTGGTCCAGCTGGGCTGGTGGAACACAGCCGCCGTCCGCGACGCTTGGCAGCTCAGAAGGTGTTTGCAGAGCACGAGACGCTGATCCTCAGCCTCCGACGCGACCGCAAGCTCGGGATCAAGCAGCTCCGCAATGAGCTCGTCCGTCAGCACGATCTGACGCTGTCGCTCGACACCATCCATCGCGTGCTCGTCCGTCACGGCGAGCAAGTGCTCAAGCGACCGCGGCGGCGCGTCAGAGGGAAGCTCCGCTATAGTCGACCCGTGCCGGGCGATCGGGTGCAGATGGACGCCTGCAAAATCTGCCCGGGTGTGTACCAGTACACCGCCATAGATGACTGCTCGCGCTACGCCGTGTTGGGGATCTATCCACGCCGGACCGCCGCGAACACTCTCGATTTTCTCGACCGCGTGATCGAGGAGATGCCGTTTGCCATTCAGCGGATCCAGACCGACCGCGGACGCGAATTCTTTGCCGAGGCTGTGCAGCAGCGGCTGATCGACTGGGGCATCAAGTTCCGCCCGATCCCGCCACGATCGCCCCATCTGAATGGCAAGGTCGAGCGCAGCCATCGCGCCGCTCTTGAGGAGTTCTGGACCACTGTGGATCCGAAATCCGCGGACATCGCCGACCGCGTGGCCGAGTGGCAGCATCACTGGAACTGGAGCCGCCCCCATTCGGCGCTTGATGGCGCATCTCCCATCGACCGGGTGGCTGAACGCTCGGACCAGACGCCGCTCCGAGAAGAGGTGGAAGCCCTCTTCGACCCCGCTAAAGCGCGCATCCGTCATCCGGACTACCGCATCGATCAGGCCTTGGCCGCGGTGAAATGA
- a CDS encoding IS481-like element ISMtsp16 family transposase, whose translation MAGVLHGSARTTPRVRAELQASKESSRALAAQYGLNPKTVAKWRRRAVTTDAPMGPKKPRSTVMTPAEEAIVVEFRRRTLLPLDDVLGCLRETIPSLSRSALHRCLQRHGISRLPAAETALTRKRFKTYDIGYVHIDSCELRHADGKLIMFLAIDRVSKFTYVEFHDSAGKMEGSAFLRKAVAVFPYKIHTVLTDNGMAFADLPKNRTGPSRRFLGPHIFDRVCLEHGIEHRLTKPYHPWTNGQAERMNRTIKDATVRVFHYEDLESLKAHVLAFVTAYNFAKHLKSLRWKTPFQSICHAWTKDPDRFKIDPHHLIPGPYT comes from the coding sequence ATGGCAGGAGTTCTTCACGGCAGCGCCCGAACGACGCCGCGTGTTCGAGCCGAGCTCCAAGCGTCGAAAGAAAGTAGCCGCGCCCTTGCCGCCCAGTACGGCTTGAACCCGAAGACGGTCGCCAAATGGCGCAGGCGGGCGGTGACGACCGATGCGCCGATGGGGCCGAAGAAGCCCAGGAGCACGGTCATGACGCCGGCCGAGGAGGCGATCGTGGTCGAGTTCCGGCGGCGGACGCTGCTGCCGCTCGATGATGTCCTGGGCTGCCTGCGCGAGACTATCCCCAGCCTGAGCCGCTCTGCCCTGCATCGATGCCTGCAACGGCATGGCATCTCCCGCCTCCCGGCAGCCGAGACGGCGCTGACACGCAAACGCTTCAAGACCTACGACATCGGCTACGTGCATATCGACAGCTGCGAGCTGCGCCATGCCGACGGCAAGCTGATCATGTTCCTGGCCATCGACCGCGTCTCGAAGTTCACCTACGTCGAGTTCCACGACAGCGCGGGTAAGATGGAAGGATCAGCCTTCCTGAGGAAGGCCGTGGCAGTCTTTCCCTACAAGATACACACGGTCCTGACCGACAATGGCATGGCTTTCGCCGACCTGCCGAAGAACAGGACTGGGCCGAGTCGGCGCTTTCTCGGTCCACATATCTTCGATCGCGTCTGTCTCGAGCACGGCATCGAGCATCGATTGACCAAGCCCTACCATCCTTGGACGAACGGTCAAGCCGAGCGCATGAACCGGACCATCAAGGATGCGACCGTCAGAGTCTTCCACTATGAAGATCTGGAGAGCTTGAAGGCACACGTCCTGGCCTTCGTCACAGCCTACAACTTCGCCAAGCATCTCAAGTCGTTGCGCTGGAAGACCCCGTTCCAGAGCATCTGTCATGCCTGGACCAAAGACCCAGACCGCTTCAAAATCGACCCGCACCACCTCATACCGGGACCATACACCTAG
- a CDS encoding IS30-like element ISMtsp4 family transposase: MAGRRRSDRALREKLRSPGRPGVGLRETRRGFWAFLAQGLSSEVAAMKLGISPPVGSRWFRTAGGMAPSHLSPSSKSPSARYLSLAEREEIAILQAQGHGVRDVARRLGRAASTISRELRRNAATRSGGLDYRATTAQWHAERAARRPKPAKLAGNAALRTYVQERLAGTVATPGGSALPGPSVAWKGRRHGRRQSRRWGRSWSPQQIAERLRLDFPGDTTMRISHEAIYQALYIQGRGALKRELTACLRTGRALRVPRARSLGRGRSFVTPEVLISERPPEVEDRAVPGHWEGDLILGLKSSAIGTLVERTTRFTMLLHLPPMDGHGVTPRAKNGPALAGHGAQAVREAIAGTIARLPEQLRRSLTWDQGTEMAEHARLRIDAGLQVYFCDPRSPWQRGTNENTNGLLRQYFPKGTDLSAHSANDLAAVAAALNSRPRKTLNWKTPAEALDAVLAAVQDGVATTA, translated from the coding sequence ATGGCAGGTCGGCGGCGTTCGGATCGGGCACTTCGCGAGAAGCTGCGGTCACCGGGTCGTCCCGGGGTCGGTCTGCGCGAGACGCGGCGGGGGTTCTGGGCGTTCCTCGCGCAGGGTCTCTCCAGCGAGGTCGCAGCGATGAAGCTCGGGATCTCGCCACCGGTCGGCTCGCGGTGGTTCCGGACAGCAGGCGGAATGGCACCTTCCCACCTGTCACCATCATCCAAGTCGCCTTCTGCGCGCTACCTGTCGTTGGCTGAGCGGGAGGAGATCGCGATCCTACAAGCGCAAGGTCACGGGGTCCGGGACGTCGCTCGGCGTCTGGGACGGGCGGCGTCGACCATCTCGCGGGAATTGCGCCGCAATGCGGCGACCCGCAGTGGCGGCCTGGACTATCGCGCCACGACCGCGCAGTGGCACGCTGAACGCGCGGCACGCCGGCCCAAGCCAGCAAAACTGGCGGGGAACGCAGCGCTGCGGACGTACGTGCAGGAGCGGCTCGCCGGAACTGTCGCGACACCGGGCGGGAGCGCTCTGCCTGGCCCTAGCGTTGCCTGGAAGGGACGGCGGCACGGGCGACGCCAGAGCCGGCGATGGGGTCGATCCTGGAGTCCGCAGCAGATCGCCGAGCGCCTACGGCTCGACTTTCCGGGCGATACGACGATGCGCATCAGTCACGAGGCGATCTATCAGGCGCTCTACATCCAGGGCCGGGGCGCGCTGAAGCGTGAGCTGACCGCGTGTCTTCGCACAGGACGGGCTTTGCGTGTGCCGCGGGCCCGCAGCCTGGGCCGAGGCAGGTCGTTCGTCACCCCCGAGGTGCTCATCAGCGAGCGTCCGCCCGAGGTGGAGGACCGCGCGGTGCCGGGGCACTGGGAAGGAGATCTGATCCTGGGTCTGAAGAGTTCGGCGATCGGGACCCTGGTCGAGCGCACGACGCGCTTTACGATGCTGCTGCATCTTCCGCCGATGGACGGCCATGGGGTGACACCGCGTGCGAAGAACGGCCCGGCGCTGGCGGGGCACGGGGCCCAGGCGGTGCGCGAGGCGATCGCCGGCACGATCGCGCGCTTGCCCGAGCAGCTGCGGCGCTCGTTGACCTGGGACCAGGGTACCGAGATGGCCGAGCACGCGCGCTTGCGGATCGACGCGGGTCTGCAGGTCTACTTCTGCGATCCACGCTCACCCTGGCAGCGGGGGACGAACGAGAATACGAACGGGTTACTGCGACAGTACTTCCCGAAAGGAACGGATCTGAGCGCCCACAGCGCGAACGATCTTGCTGCTGTGGCCGCAGCCCTCAACAGCAGACCGCGCAAGACGCTGAACTGGAAGACGCCGGCAGAGGCGCTCGACGCTGTGCTGGCTGCCGTGCAAGATGGTGTTGCGACGACCGCTTGA
- a CDS encoding HU family DNA-binding protein has protein sequence MLRAQLIQRVAELNPHLPYSQADAVVRAILDRITEALMEGDQIELRGFGALKTTAREARRSRNPRTGEAVEVPAKRDVAFRASREMNGRLNPTPSQKLRAAE, from the coding sequence ATGCTCAGAGCGCAGCTCATCCAGCGCGTCGCGGAATTGAACCCGCATCTTCCCTATAGCCAAGCTGACGCAGTCGTGCGCGCGATCCTGGACCGGATCACCGAGGCCCTGATGGAGGGTGACCAGATCGAGCTGCGCGGCTTCGGGGCGTTGAAGACGACGGCGAGAGAGGCGCGGCGAAGTCGCAACCCTCGCACGGGCGAAGCGGTCGAGGTCCCGGCCAAGCGCGACGTGGCGTTCAGGGCCTCGCGTGAGATGAATGGGCGGCTGAATCCCACGCCCAGTCAAAAGCTGCGCGCGGCGGAGTGA
- a CDS encoding ribbon-helix-helix domain-containing protein: MANERPKLTSLSDRLSRKVGPAEAPAPAEETKAETGGAPMGRKVSDGRVQIIVRMTTAERKALRQIALDQDTTAQALAEEAIRDVLRRHGH, from the coding sequence ATGGCGAACGAACGACCGAAGCTCACCAGCCTGTCGGACCGGCTGTCCCGCAAGGTCGGTCCTGCGGAGGCGCCCGCACCGGCAGAGGAGACCAAGGCCGAGACCGGGGGAGCCCCGATGGGCAGGAAGGTGTCAGATGGACGGGTGCAGATCATCGTCCGCATGACCACGGCCGAGCGGAAAGCGCTCCGGCAGATCGCCCTTGACCAGGATACGACCGCCCAGGCGCTCGCGGAGGAGGCGATCCGTGACGTTCTGCGCCGTCACGGACACTGA
- a CDS encoding potassium channel family protein, translated as MLIQLAVGTFGSMCNIVCHSIMMTALIKVARNRAHSTYYGAFALSCIMVPSMFVLIIAHVLEVLIWAIIYNVFGVIANDSEVVYFAFVNYTTLGYGDVTPLQRWRLLGPIAAMNGILLFGWSTAVIFEILRRALIRMDELAL; from the coding sequence ATGCTGATTCAACTGGCAGTTGGCACATTCGGTAGCATGTGCAACATAGTCTGCCATTCTATTATGATGACTGCCCTCATTAAAGTTGCTCGCAACCGTGCCCATTCGACCTATTACGGCGCCTTTGCATTATCTTGTATCATGGTTCCTAGTATGTTTGTGCTCATAATTGCACATGTATTGGAAGTATTGATCTGGGCCATTATCTATAATGTATTTGGAGTCATTGCAAATGATTCCGAAGTAGTTTATTTTGCGTTCGTAAACTATACCACACTTGGGTATGGTGACGTCACGCCACTTCAGCGGTGGCGCCTTCTCGGTCCGATTGCTGCCATGAATGGTATCCTTCTTTTCGGTTGGTCCACGGCTGTTATCTTCGAAATCCTTCGGCGCGCCCTGATCCGCATGGATGAACTTGCGCTGTAG
- a CDS encoding ParA family protein produces MQTITIAARKGGVGKATLATHLSVIAAEGEKPVLLFDADPQQSLAWWWQLRPGDTPALVECDARELPRILPAARDEGVAFAIVDTPPHAENSIADAMRVADLVLVPTRPGRFDLAAVATTLEFAQRVGKQPLAVINHAPPRTGAAEPAIVAEARETLTKMGATVAEAVVSQRVAMSRAVIGGQTVNEYEPEGRAAAEMLALWREVKSRLEG; encoded by the coding sequence GTGCAAACCATCACGATAGCGGCCCGCAAGGGCGGTGTCGGCAAGGCGACCCTGGCGACGCACCTCAGCGTGATCGCGGCCGAGGGCGAGAAGCCGGTGCTGCTGTTCGACGCCGACCCCCAGCAATCCCTGGCTTGGTGGTGGCAGCTCCGGCCGGGCGACACACCCGCCCTCGTGGAGTGCGACGCGCGGGAGTTGCCGCGGATCCTGCCGGCCGCCCGGGACGAGGGCGTGGCGTTCGCGATAGTCGACACGCCGCCCCACGCGGAGAATTCAATCGCCGACGCGATGCGCGTCGCTGACCTCGTGCTGGTCCCAACCCGACCAGGGCGGTTCGACCTCGCGGCCGTGGCGACCACCTTGGAATTCGCACAACGGGTCGGGAAGCAGCCGCTCGCCGTCATCAATCACGCGCCACCGCGCACCGGGGCGGCCGAACCTGCGATCGTGGCGGAGGCGCGGGAGACGCTGACCAAGATGGGGGCGACCGTCGCCGAGGCCGTGGTCTCCCAGCGGGTCGCGATGAGCCGCGCCGTGATCGGCGGGCAGACCGTGAACGAGTACGAGCCGGAGGGCAGGGCCGCGGCCGAGATGCTTGCCCTCTGGCGCGAAGTGAAGAGCCGGTTGGAGGGGTAG
- a CDS encoding DUF992 domain-containing protein codes for MRSIAIALAAGALAAGAAYAHSSLSSAALQQAGTLTCTTQPNVTLVFGRTPVAECTFVADRGGFKQTYMAMFSPVRRKGDLSTAETMTWRVMTKDGYSRPSMLTGAFAAQADRPEIISSGESTSLKRGPISLKLVSHSGQRVINFALNNPQVAFAASTESLTR; via the coding sequence ATGCGCTCCATTGCTATCGCTCTTGCTGCCGGTGCTCTCGCGGCCGGCGCTGCCTACGCCCACAGCTCCCTGTCGAGCGCAGCTCTTCAGCAAGCCGGCACCCTGACCTGCACCACCCAGCCGAACGTGACGCTTGTCTTCGGCCGGACGCCCGTGGCCGAGTGCACGTTCGTGGCGGACCGGGGCGGCTTCAAGCAGACCTACATGGCAATGTTTTCTCCCGTGCGTCGCAAAGGGGACCTCTCGACGGCCGAGACGATGACGTGGCGAGTGATGACGAAGGATGGTTACAGCCGCCCGAGCATGCTCACCGGTGCATTCGCTGCCCAGGCGGACCGGCCTGAGATCATCTCATCGGGGGAGAGCACCAGCCTGAAGAGAGGCCCCATCAGCCTGAAGCTTGTCAGTCATTCTGGCCAGCGGGTGATCAACTTCGCGCTCAACAACCCGCAGGTGGCCTTCGCAGCTTCGACCGAGAGCCTGACGCGCTGA
- a CDS encoding PQQ-dependent sugar dehydrogenase, translating into MIRPVVLAIAALVVASLPVAGQPAQRLGTEKAEIIVETVAGGLEHPWGLAFLPDGRMLVTEKPGRLRIVSADGKVSPPIAGTPQPHVQFLDVALDPDFSENQLVYLSYVESRGGGLATVAGRGRLSTTGTTLEGFELIFRQQPTSPIEDHFGSRFAFTPDGKLFISTGDRDEPDSAQDLSTDMGKLIRVNPDGTVPADNPFVHRAGVRPEIWSYGHRNIEGLAIQPGTGVLWAGEFGPTGGDEINVPKPGCNYGWPLVSWGDHKDGRAIPRPPTRPDLTDAIYHWTPSVSFSGMTFYTGSAFPAWYGNLLLAGLASQALIRLTLAGARVTGEERIAMDARIRHVAQGRDGLLYLLTDEDQGRILRFKPGG; encoded by the coding sequence GTGATCCGACCTGTCGTTCTCGCCATTGCCGCGCTCGTGGTGGCTTCCCTCCCTGTCGCGGGTCAGCCGGCACAGCGCCTCGGAACAGAGAAGGCCGAGATCATCGTCGAGACCGTCGCGGGCGGTCTCGAGCATCCCTGGGGCCTCGCCTTCCTGCCGGATGGACGCATGCTGGTCACCGAAAAGCCGGGGCGCCTGCGTATCGTCTCGGCTGACGGCAAAGTCTCACCCCCGATTGCCGGGACGCCCCAGCCGCACGTCCAGTTCCTGGATGTGGCACTCGATCCCGACTTCTCTGAGAACCAGCTTGTTTACCTCAGCTATGTCGAGTCGCGTGGGGGCGGCTTGGCCACGGTGGCTGGACGTGGGCGGCTCAGCACGACCGGTACGACTTTGGAGGGCTTCGAACTCATCTTTCGGCAGCAACCGACCTCGCCGATCGAGGATCACTTTGGATCACGCTTCGCGTTCACGCCAGACGGCAAGCTCTTCATCTCGACGGGGGACCGTGACGAGCCTGACTCGGCTCAGGATCTCTCGACCGACATGGGCAAGCTCATCCGCGTTAATCCGGACGGCACCGTGCCGGCCGACAACCCATTCGTGCATCGTGCAGGAGTTCGGCCAGAGATCTGGTCTTATGGTCACCGGAACATCGAGGGCCTCGCCATCCAGCCAGGGACCGGGGTCCTCTGGGCGGGGGAGTTCGGACCGACGGGCGGTGACGAGATCAACGTTCCCAAGCCGGGCTGCAACTACGGTTGGCCCCTGGTGAGCTGGGGTGATCACAAGGACGGGCGCGCAATTCCGCGGCCGCCGACACGGCCTGACCTAACGGACGCCATTTATCACTGGACACCATCGGTCTCGTTCTCTGGTATGACGTTCTACACGGGGTCTGCGTTTCCGGCCTGGTATGGAAACCTGCTCCTGGCCGGACTGGCTTCACAGGCCTTGATCCGTCTGACGCTCGCCGGGGCACGTGTCACCGGGGAGGAGCGCATCGCGATGGACGCGCGCATCCGGCACGTTGCCCAAGGACGAGATGGCCTTCTCTACCTTCTGACCGACGAGGACCAGGGGCGGATCCTACGTTTCAAGCCGGGCGGTTGA
- a CDS encoding site-specific integrase, translating into MPTIPDRLALPAPQRATVAHIPDEGALPAESVALVQVYQRASKADATVRAYRADAAAFEAWCTRYGLCALPANPGAVAAFLVAEAEAGKAASTIGRRCAAISYAHKLAKAPDPTEDEAVRAAVKGIRRKIGTAPARKAAATVDVVSAMLVHVPQTLAGKRDRALLALGFAGAFRRSELVALDAEDLQEHPEGLRVLVRRSKTDQEGAGFEKAIPHGRFVRPVALVRDWLGAAGITSGPVFRPVSRSGRVRGEERLTTQSVAAIVKRYATGAGMARIMDQSGHRDPRTVVGSIRRANAFKGHSGAEFL; encoded by the coding sequence ATGCCGACCATCCCCGACCGCCTCGCCCTGCCGGCGCCGCAGCGCGCCACGGTAGCGCACATCCCGGATGAGGGCGCCCTGCCGGCCGAGTCCGTGGCCCTGGTCCAGGTCTACCAGCGCGCCAGCAAGGCGGACGCGACCGTGCGCGCCTACCGGGCCGACGCCGCCGCCTTCGAGGCGTGGTGCACCCGCTACGGCCTCTGCGCCCTCCCGGCGAACCCGGGGGCGGTCGCGGCCTTCCTGGTCGCCGAGGCCGAGGCCGGCAAGGCCGCCTCCACGATCGGCCGGCGCTGCGCCGCAATCTCGTACGCACACAAGCTCGCCAAGGCGCCCGACCCGACCGAGGACGAGGCCGTGCGCGCGGCCGTGAAGGGGATCCGGCGCAAGATAGGGACGGCCCCGGCCCGCAAGGCCGCCGCCACCGTCGACGTGGTCTCGGCCATGCTCGTGCACGTGCCGCAGACGCTCGCTGGGAAGCGCGATCGCGCGCTGCTCGCGCTCGGCTTCGCGGGCGCGTTCCGGCGGTCCGAGCTGGTCGCCCTCGACGCCGAGGACCTGCAGGAGCACCCGGAGGGCCTGCGGGTGCTGGTGCGGCGGTCGAAGACGGACCAGGAGGGCGCGGGGTTCGAGAAGGCGATCCCGCACGGCCGGTTCGTGCGGCCGGTCGCCCTCGTCCGCGACTGGCTGGGGGCGGCCGGCATCACCTCCGGGCCGGTGTTTCGACCAGTCTCGCGCTCGGGCCGGGTGCGGGGCGAGGAACGGCTGACGACGCAGTCAGTGGCCGCGATCGTGAAGCGGTACGCCACGGGGGCCGGCATGGCCCGGATCATGGATCAGAGCGGCCATCGGGACCCGCGGACGGTGGTGGGCTCCATCCGGCGAGCCAATGCCTTCAAGGGGCACTCGGGGGCGGAGTTTCTGTGA